One window of Bacillota bacterium genomic DNA carries:
- a CDS encoding DUF5320 domain-containing protein has protein sequence MPRGDGTGPVGLGPMTGRAAGYCAGFPVPGFMNPVGLWGAAYGRGPGFGRGLGFGRGRGWRRMYYATGLPGWARFGYTGWGAPAPVYPAYYGAPFPGAPYAAPATQQPAASEQEMALLKEQAEFLREGLKGIEERLKELSGSEQGKDENEE, from the coding sequence ATGCCACGCGGTGACGGTACCGGCCCTGTGGGCCTCGGGCCGATGACGGGAAGGGCTGCCGGATATTGTGCAGGCTTTCCTGTGCCTGGGTTTATGAATCCGGTCGGGCTTTGGGGCGCCGCTTATGGCCGGGGCCCCGGCTTTGGCCGAGGGCTTGGTTTCGGCCGGGGACGAGGCTGGCGGCGGATGTACTATGCGACGGGCCTCCCAGGCTGGGCGCGTTTTGGCTACACCGGCTGGGGAGCGCCTGCTCCGGTTTATCCGGCTTACTATGGCGCCCCCTTTCCAGGCGCGCCTTACGCAGCACCAGCAACCCAGCAGCCCGCTGCTTCCGAGCAGGAAATGGCGCTTCTAAAAGAACAGGCGGAGTTCCTCAGGGAGGGGCTCAAGGGGATTGAAGAGCGCCTGAAAGAGCTTAGCGGCTCCGAACAGGGCAAGGACGAGAACGAAGAGTAA
- a CDS encoding dinitrogenase iron-molybdenum cofactor biosynthesis protein, which yields MKLAITAQGENLDAAMDPRFGRCRFFIFIDMDTGAFEAKENEGLLASGGAGPQSAQFLADNGADAVITGNIGPNAMRALQSVEIKVYVMSSGTVREALEAYEKGELQMLSDASVGSHFGMGRR from the coding sequence ATGAAGCTGGCCATCACAGCCCAGGGTGAGAATCTCGATGCAGCGATGGACCCACGTTTTGGAAGATGCCGGTTTTTCATCTTTATTGACATGGATACAGGGGCCTTCGAGGCAAAGGAAAACGAAGGCCTCTTGGCTTCAGGAGGCGCTGGCCCACAAAGCGCCCAATTTTTGGCGGACAACGGTGCTGACGCGGTGATTACGGGGAACATAGGGCCAAATGCCATGAGGGCGCTTCAAAGCGTGGAGATCAAGGTATATGTCATGAGCTCAGGGACCGTGCGCGAAGCCCTGGAAGCCTACGAGAAGGGGGAGCTTCAAATGCTCTCTGATGCCTCGGTAGGCTCGCATTTTGGGATGGGCAGGCGTTGA
- a CDS encoding dinitrogenase iron-molybdenum cofactor → MKLAIATDGAMVAAHFGRCPEYTIVTLIEGKMDNKLVIPNPGHEPGFLPGYLAKLGVSCIIAGGMGPRAQGLFEERGIQTITGVSGMVEDVIESYCAGNLRGGESLCDHDQNGDHTHVRHGHNR, encoded by the coding sequence GTGAAGCTCGCTATAGCAACAGATGGGGCCATGGTGGCAGCGCATTTCGGCCGCTGCCCTGAGTATACCATTGTAACATTGATCGAGGGTAAGATGGACAACAAACTGGTAATCCCAAACCCGGGGCACGAGCCGGGCTTCCTCCCAGGCTACCTTGCAAAGCTGGGGGTCTCATGCATTATCGCGGGCGGCATGGGACCAAGGGCCCAGGGGCTTTTCGAGGAAAGGGGGATACAAACCATAACAGGCGTTTCGGGGATGGTAGAGGACGTAATCGAATCGTATTGTGCCGGAAACCTCAGGGGTGGGGAGAGCCTTTGCGACCATGATCAGAACGGCGATCATACTCATGTCCGCCATGGTCATAACCGCTGA
- a CDS encoding P-loop NTPase has protein sequence MIVAIASGKGGTGKTTIATNMALTLEEAMPTQILDCDVEEPNAHLFLNPAVANIELVTLPVPVVDETRCDVCGRCSAVCAFHAILVMGGRVLAFPELCHGCGGCSLFCPTGAISEKPIDIGVVESGWAGGDGRINFVHGKLKVGRALAPPVIRAVKRKAHSKEAYAIIIDAPPGTSCPVVASMVGSDFCLLVTEPTPFGLNDLVLAVEMVKALKIPFGVLINRSGLGDEELKAYCEQNQIPILLEIPFDRRYAACYARGGRLVEEFPELKEALRGLWQKIEKKVGVESKL, from the coding sequence ATGATTGTAGCAATAGCCAGCGGAAAGGGCGGCACTGGCAAAACCACGATCGCAACCAACATGGCTTTGACCCTTGAGGAGGCCATGCCCACCCAGATTCTAGATTGCGACGTTGAGGAGCCTAATGCCCATCTTTTCCTGAACCCAGCGGTCGCAAATATTGAGCTGGTAACGCTCCCAGTGCCGGTTGTAGACGAGACTAGGTGCGATGTCTGCGGCAGATGCAGCGCGGTCTGTGCCTTTCATGCCATCCTCGTGATGGGTGGCCGGGTCTTGGCTTTTCCTGAGCTATGCCACGGTTGCGGAGGATGTAGTCTGTTTTGCCCAACGGGAGCCATATCCGAGAAGCCAATTGATATAGGCGTTGTGGAGAGCGGCTGGGCGGGAGGGGACGGAAGGATCAACTTTGTTCATGGCAAGTTGAAGGTCGGTAGGGCTCTGGCCCCGCCTGTGATCAGGGCAGTGAAACGCAAGGCCCACAGCAAAGAGGCCTATGCGATTATCATCGATGCGCCGCCCGGGACCTCCTGCCCTGTGGTGGCCTCGATGGTGGGGAGCGATTTTTGCCTGCTAGTCACCGAACCCACGCCTTTTGGCCTGAACGATCTGGTCCTGGCGGTTGAGATGGTTAAAGCGCTGAAGATTCCCTTCGGGGTGCTAATCAACCGCTCCGGCCTCGGCGATGAAGAGCTCAAGGCCTACTGCGAACAGAATCAGATTCCAATATTATTGGAGATCCCGTTTGACCGGAGGTATGCTGCCTGTTATGCGAGAGGAGGCCGTCTCGTAGAGGAATTCCCCGAGTTAAAAGAGGCGTTGAGGGGGCTCTGGCAAAAGATCGAGAAGAAGGTGGGGGTCGAGAGCAAATTATGA
- a CDS encoding 4Fe-4S binding protein — protein MRELLVISGKGGTGKTSLVGAFAALAENKVLADCDVDAADLHLLLKPTVRETHEFYGSKKAVINQGECARCGRCVQACRFAAVIEHSIAQPIARCTIGHTNNDKSYEVNPIYCEGCSVCYHVCPQGAITMEDRLSGHWFISDTRYGPLVHARLGIAEENSGKLVMEVRKAARTMAEMNGAKYIITDGPPGIGCPVISSMSGADLALVVTEPTVSGKHDMERILELARYFNVKGVVCINKYDLDEKKSEEIEQCRDEGIEVVGRIPFDEEVVHALMKGVPMVDHAKYASKAVTQIWERLVEIIG, from the coding sequence ATAAGGGAGTTATTGGTTATCAGCGGCAAGGGAGGCACTGGCAAGACCTCTCTCGTAGGGGCGTTTGCAGCTCTGGCCGAAAATAAGGTATTGGCAGACTGCGATGTCGATGCCGCCGATCTCCACCTGCTTTTAAAACCCACAGTACGCGAGACTCATGAATTCTATGGCTCGAAGAAGGCCGTGATAAACCAGGGGGAATGCGCCAGGTGCGGCAGGTGCGTTCAGGCCTGCCGTTTTGCAGCCGTTATTGAACATTCCATTGCTCAACCTATTGCACGATGCACCATTGGTCATACAAACAACGATAAATCGTACGAGGTCAATCCGATTTACTGCGAGGGGTGCAGCGTCTGTTATCATGTTTGCCCTCAAGGGGCGATAACGATGGAGGATCGCCTCTCGGGCCACTGGTTTATCTCGGACACCCGTTACGGCCCTCTGGTCCATGCCAGGCTTGGGATCGCCGAGGAGAATTCGGGCAAGCTCGTGATGGAGGTCCGTAAAGCAGCCAGGACTATGGCCGAAATGAATGGAGCGAAATATATAATCACTGATGGCCCGCCGGGGATAGGTTGTCCTGTTATATCTTCCATGTCCGGAGCGGATTTGGCCCTGGTCGTCACTGAGCCTACAGTCTCAGGAAAACACGATATGGAGAGGATCCTGGAGCTCGCGAGATATTTCAACGTAAAAGGCGTCGTTTGTATCAATAAGTATGATCTTGATGAGAAGAAAAGTGAAGAGATTGAGCAATGCCGCGATGAGGGGATAGAGGTCGTGGGCAGGATACCATTTGATGAAGAGGTGGTCCACGCCTTGATGAAGGGTGTCCCTATGGTTGATCATGCGAAATACGCCTCGAAGGCGGTGACGCAAATCTGGGAGAGATTAGTTGAGATAATTGGTTGA
- the gndA gene encoding NADP-dependent phosphogluconate dehydrogenase: MDADLGVIGLAVMGQNLVLNLVDKGYRVAVYNRTKSRVDEFVRRVARGKDVVPAYSLAELAQALTPPRKILLMVKAGEAVDAIITELIPLLEPGDVLIDGGNSFFQDTRRRERQLGEHGLLFLGVGISGGEEGARHGPSIMPGGPRAAWDLAGQVLVDIAARAADGEPCCTYLGPDGAGHFVKMVHNGIEYGDMQLISEVYHLMRELLGLSAPEMARIFAEWNREELESYLIEITADILGKIDKETGMPLVELIRDEAEQKGTGKWTAQVALDLGVPVPSLTEAVSARFLSALKEEREQAARVLIGPAAGSTRSTREPGAGERGERGGRGEIRSFLVDLRKALYAGKLCIYAQGFALLKEAARVYEWDGEHELDLAKVAQIWRSGCIIRARLLNHIMEAYKRDPGLRNLLLDAYFRGVIAANQTGWRQVVSQAALAGIPVPVLGSALAYYDAYRAERLPANLIQAQRDYFGAHTYRRLDRPGVFHTEWRGPEDKE, translated from the coding sequence ATGGATGCGGACCTGGGTGTAATCGGCCTGGCGGTTATGGGTCAGAACCTTGTGCTCAATCTGGTGGACAAGGGTTACCGTGTTGCCGTGTATAACCGGACTAAAAGCAGGGTGGATGAATTCGTGCGCAGGGTCGCCAGGGGGAAGGATGTCGTGCCTGCCTATTCGCTAGCCGAGCTCGCGCAGGCCTTGACGCCGCCTCGAAAAATCCTGCTTATGGTCAAGGCGGGTGAAGCGGTTGATGCCATCATCACCGAGCTTATCCCCTTACTTGAACCAGGGGATGTGCTCATTGATGGGGGCAACTCGTTTTTCCAAGATACCCGGAGGCGGGAACGGCAACTTGGCGAGCACGGCCTCCTCTTCCTGGGCGTGGGGATATCCGGCGGGGAAGAGGGGGCAAGGCACGGGCCGAGCATCATGCCAGGTGGGCCCCGGGCGGCCTGGGATTTGGCCGGGCAGGTCCTCGTCGATATCGCGGCCAGGGCGGCGGATGGGGAGCCCTGCTGCACATACCTCGGCCCGGATGGAGCCGGGCATTTCGTGAAGATGGTACATAACGGCATCGAATACGGGGATATGCAGCTGATCTCAGAGGTCTATCACCTTATGCGGGAGCTCCTAGGCCTTTCTGCGCCCGAAATGGCCCGCATCTTCGCTGAATGGAACCGTGAGGAGCTCGAGTCCTATCTTATTGAAATTACAGCGGATATCCTGGGCAAGATTGACAAGGAAACAGGGATGCCCCTGGTGGAGCTCATCAGGGATGAGGCTGAGCAGAAGGGGACCGGGAAGTGGACGGCGCAGGTTGCGTTGGACCTGGGCGTGCCGGTGCCCTCCCTGACCGAGGCTGTCTCCGCTCGTTTCCTCTCGGCACTCAAGGAGGAGCGGGAGCAGGCCGCCCGGGTCCTCATCGGCCCGGCCGCTGGATCCACTAGATCCACAAGAGAGCCAGGCGCAGGCGAGCGAGGTGAGCGGGGCGGACGAGGCGAAATCCGCTCATTCCTAGTGGATCTCCGTAAGGCCCTTTATGCCGGTAAGCTTTGCATCTATGCCCAGGGCTTTGCCCTTCTCAAGGAGGCGGCTCGCGTATACGAATGGGACGGTGAGCATGAGCTGGACCTGGCCAAAGTGGCCCAGATCTGGCGAAGTGGATGTATCATCCGCGCCCGGCTCCTGAATCACATCATGGAGGCCTACAAACGGGATCCAGGGCTGCGCAATCTCCTCCTTGACGCCTACTTTAGAGGGGTGATTGCCGCCAATCAGACTGGCTGGCGCCAGGTGGTGAGCCAGGCGGCGCTCGCGGGCATACCCGTGCCCGTGCTAGGCTCCGCACTGGCTTACTATGATGCCTACCGGGCGGAAAGGCTGCCTGCAAATCTCATCCAGGCGCAGCGCGATTATTTCGGGGCCCATACTTACCGCCGACTGGACCGGCCGGGCGTTTTCCATACGGAATGGCGGGGTCCCGAAGACAAGGAGTGA
- a CDS encoding glucose-6-phosphate dehydrogenase, with protein sequence MGENRIDPCILVIFGATGDLARRKLFPALYNLYLEGWLPERFGVVGIGRRLGSEAAFRDEVCRAVREFSRKVKTEVCGDFLEGFHYQQFDLDEASGFLRLKEFLASMDRTRETRGNRIFYLAVAPEHFGPIVDQLAASRLVAEGGGWGWRRIAIEKPFGHDLASARELNQRLARVFAEEEIYRIDHYLGKEMIQNLMVIRFANSLFEPLWNNRHIDNIQISINESQGVGTRGRYYEQAGALRDMFPNHLMQLLALVAMEPPVDLCTKSIRDEKVKVIRALQRLTQEAVERDVVRGQYTGGNVDGEAVRGYKEEEGISADSRTETFIALRLFINNSRWAGVPFYLRTGKRMPRRSAAVVIQFRTLPGTLYFKEFGALEPNLLVVKIQPEEGVFLQFNAKELGPGGGIVPVKMNYCQNCDYPEDSPEAYERLFFDLIRGDQSIFPRWDEIEQTWAFVQPILDAWASAGEATGQGGVGLPVYPAGTWGPQEARDLLEGEGRNWWLV encoded by the coding sequence ATGGGTGAAAACCGGATCGATCCCTGCATACTTGTGATCTTTGGGGCTACGGGGGACCTGGCCCGCCGGAAGCTCTTTCCGGCCCTCTACAACTTGTATTTAGAGGGGTGGCTGCCGGAGCGCTTCGGGGTCGTGGGCATCGGGAGGAGGCTAGGCAGCGAGGCAGCGTTCCGGGACGAGGTTTGCCGGGCGGTGAGGGAGTTTTCCCGCAAGGTTAAAACCGAGGTGTGCGGCGATTTCCTGGAAGGTTTTCACTACCAGCAGTTCGACCTCGACGAGGCCTCGGGCTTCTTGCGCCTCAAGGAGTTCCTCGCGAGCATGGACCGGACCCGCGAAACGCGGGGAAACAGGATCTTCTACCTTGCAGTGGCGCCCGAGCACTTCGGTCCCATCGTGGACCAGCTCGCCGCCAGCCGCCTGGTGGCGGAGGGGGGTGGCTGGGGCTGGCGCCGGATCGCGATCGAAAAGCCCTTCGGGCACGACCTGGCCTCCGCTCGAGAGCTGAATCAGAGGCTGGCGCGCGTTTTCGCCGAGGAAGAGATTTACCGCATTGACCACTACCTGGGCAAGGAAATGATCCAGAATTTAATGGTAATCAGGTTTGCCAACTCCCTCTTTGAACCCCTATGGAACAACAGGCACATCGATAATATCCAGATCAGCATCAACGAGAGCCAGGGGGTTGGGACGCGAGGCCGGTATTATGAGCAGGCGGGGGCGCTCAGGGATATGTTTCCGAATCACCTCATGCAGCTCCTGGCCCTGGTGGCGATGGAGCCGCCGGTGGACTTGTGTACTAAATCGATCCGGGACGAGAAGGTCAAGGTGATTCGCGCCCTCCAGAGACTCACGCAGGAGGCCGTGGAGCGGGATGTGGTGCGCGGCCAGTATACGGGCGGAAATGTTGATGGAGAGGCGGTGCGGGGATATAAAGAGGAGGAGGGGATTTCCGCTGACTCGCGCACCGAGACGTTTATTGCGCTGCGCCTTTTTATCAATAATTCTCGTTGGGCAGGTGTGCCCTTCTACCTTAGGACCGGCAAGCGGATGCCGAGACGCTCAGCTGCGGTGGTGATCCAGTTTCGCACGCTGCCCGGCACCCTCTACTTTAAAGAATTCGGGGCCCTGGAGCCTAACTTGCTCGTGGTCAAGATCCAACCGGAGGAAGGGGTCTTTCTCCAATTCAACGCAAAGGAGCTCGGGCCAGGCGGTGGGATCGTCCCAGTCAAGATGAATTACTGCCAAAACTGCGACTACCCCGAAGATTCCCCCGAGGCCTATGAGCGACTGTTTTTTGACCTGATCCGGGGCGACCAGAGCATCTTCCCCCGTTGGGATGAAATCGAGCAGACCTGGGCCTTTGTGCAACCGATCCTCGATGCCTGGGCATCAGCTGGGGAGGCGACTGGGCAGGGAGGGGTGGGCTTGCCCGTCTACCCCGCCGGGACATGGGGGCCACAGGAAGCCCGGGATCTCCTGGAAGGGGAGGGGAGGAATTGGTGGCTGGTTTGA
- a CDS encoding cobalt chelatase, which produces MLGLLASTIPVFAAGHSKEKEDKKAILLVAFGTSVKSTLPAYENIEQEVRKAFPDVEVRWAYTSDFIRKKVAKRDGITIDSPITALAKLQDEGYNLVAVQSLHIFPGQEYNDLRNIVEGFQSIKRAKGDVGLKKLVLGHPLLYAYEDYVKVVSALTNQFGEYEADDAIVLMGHGSDHYAFPAYSCLNDMLRRMCKNAFLGCVEGYPSFDELKQDLKASGVKAVRLMPFMIVAGDHAINDLAGDEDDSWKRQLIQEGYEVSVYLKGLGENNDIARIYLEHLKGALAQLEVTERRLK; this is translated from the coding sequence ATGTTGGGCCTCCTGGCAAGCACAATTCCTGTCTTCGCGGCAGGGCATAGTAAGGAGAAAGAAGACAAAAAAGCCATCTTATTGGTGGCCTTTGGGACGAGCGTGAAATCGACCCTCCCTGCTTATGAGAACATAGAGCAGGAGGTGAGGAAGGCATTCCCTGATGTTGAGGTCAGGTGGGCCTATACTTCGGACTTTATACGGAAAAAGGTTGCGAAGAGGGATGGCATCACAATCGATAGTCCAATTACGGCCTTAGCGAAGCTTCAGGATGAGGGGTATAACCTGGTGGCAGTTCAATCGCTACATATCTTCCCGGGGCAGGAATATAACGACCTGAGAAACATAGTCGAAGGCTTTCAAAGCATCAAAAGGGCCAAGGGGGACGTGGGGCTTAAGAAATTAGTGCTTGGCCACCCGCTTCTATATGCTTATGAAGATTATGTGAAAGTTGTATCTGCTCTTACCAATCAGTTCGGAGAGTATGAAGCGGATGACGCCATCGTGTTGATGGGACACGGGAGCGACCATTACGCATTTCCTGCGTATAGCTGCCTGAATGACATGCTGCGGCGCATGTGCAAAAACGCCTTCCTGGGGTGTGTTGAGGGCTACCCGAGTTTCGATGAATTGAAGCAGGACCTAAAAGCCTCGGGCGTTAAGGCAGTCAGGCTGATGCCATTCATGATCGTAGCCGGAGACCATGCCATAAATGACCTGGCGGGCGACGAGGATGATTCGTGGAAACGCCAACTTATACAGGAAGGATACGAGGTCTCCGTCTACCTGAAGGGGCTGGGAGAAAATAACGACATAGCAAGGATCTACCTGGAGCACCTGAAGGGAGCCCTCGCTCAACTGGAAGTCACGGAAAGGCGCTTAAAATAA
- a CDS encoding ABC transporter substrate-binding protein: protein MVKKGKLVRYLIIGALILLITGWYIEGQCIPGFAEEASRKFATVTDGTGKNVKVLCPVKRLVAITSAASEIIYALGEGDKIVGRDSYSVFPPSLLAIPVVAGSSYNPNLELILQARPDVVVADGMLKEDLRGKLEAAGIPVIIDSPSNPERVLPMVKYLGVLLGKEERAGEMVRFIERYENLVDDRVGRLSAKDKPFVFYEWSRPYFSAAKDTPAHNSLTKAGAINIAAQEPIKYPTLSAEWVAAKDPDIIVRMASRGETLEEMKALRDEVLARPGLRNVKAIKDKKVFITSWGVASGLRSVVGHLYWAKWFHPRLFADIDPEAVHREMLKKFYGLDLEGTWVYPQ from the coding sequence ATGGTTAAGAAAGGGAAGTTGGTCAGGTATTTGATAATTGGAGCTTTGATTCTCCTTATTACAGGCTGGTACATTGAAGGCCAGTGCATTCCCGGATTTGCTGAAGAGGCATCCCGGAAATTCGCCACCGTTACAGATGGAACGGGGAAGAATGTCAAAGTGCTTTGCCCCGTGAAGCGCCTTGTTGCCATTACCTCCGCTGCGTCGGAGATAATCTATGCTCTCGGGGAGGGCGATAAAATCGTCGGGCGCGATTCTTATTCTGTTTTCCCTCCTTCGCTCCTGGCGATCCCCGTAGTGGCAGGCTCCTCGTATAATCCCAACCTGGAGTTGATATTGCAGGCAAGACCTGATGTAGTTGTGGCCGACGGGATGCTCAAGGAAGACTTGCGGGGGAAGCTGGAGGCGGCCGGCATACCGGTGATCATAGATTCCCCATCGAATCCAGAGAGGGTATTGCCCATGGTAAAGTATCTAGGGGTGCTTTTGGGCAAGGAAGAGAGGGCAGGGGAGATGGTCCGGTTCATAGAACGCTATGAAAACCTGGTCGACGACCGGGTGGGCAGGCTCTCAGCCAAAGATAAGCCTTTTGTCTTCTATGAATGGAGTCGGCCATACTTTTCGGCTGCCAAGGACACACCTGCCCACAACAGCCTCACCAAGGCAGGTGCGATAAACATCGCTGCCCAGGAGCCCATAAAATACCCGACCTTGAGTGCAGAATGGGTGGCTGCGAAAGACCCTGACATTATCGTCCGCATGGCATCTCGTGGAGAAACTCTGGAGGAGATGAAGGCATTGAGGGATGAGGTCCTGGCTAGACCCGGTTTGCGCAATGTCAAGGCAATCAAGGATAAAAAGGTATTCATCACTTCCTGGGGTGTTGCAAGTGGGCTAAGGTCGGTGGTCGGACACCTTTACTGGGCCAAGTGGTTTCATCCGAGGCTCTTCGCCGATATCGACCCCGAAGCTGTTCATAGGGAGATGTTAAAGAAATTTTATGGCCTGGATCTAGAGGGGACTTGGGTCTATCCCCAGTAA